Within the Prosthecochloris marina genome, the region CCAAGGCCAAAGATGACGGCAAAATCCCCGAAGGAAAACATGTGATTTACGCACCCACCCCGAGTTTTGTGGGTTCACACGTCACCGGTTATGCCAACATGGTCGCAGCCATGGCCGAGCAGTTCGCGGAGAATACCGGTAAGCCGATCGACCAGATCAACATTGTTGCAGGATGGATGGAACCTCCAGACATGCGGGAAATCAAAAGGCTTGCAAAAGAACTCGGCGTAACGATTCAGCTTTTTCCCGACACCTCGGATGTGCTCGATGCACCACAGACAGGAAAACATGTTTTCTACCCCAAAGGCGGCATCAGAGTACCTGACTTGAAAAGTACCGGTGACAGCAAATCATCGATCGCATTGGGTTGTTTCAGCGGTGAACCGGGTGCTGTCGCTCTCGACAAAAAATGCAAGGTTCCGTTCAAAACCGAAGACATTCCTGTCGGGCTGAGAGCTACAGACCGTTTTCTGATGAGGCTGAGCAAGGCTGCCGGTGTAAAAATACCCGAGTCGATCACGGATGAAAGAGGAAGACTTGTCGACCTGATGACCGATATGGAACAATACTTCCATGGTAAAAAAGTAGCATTGTTCGGTGACCCTGACGACCTTGTTCCGCTTACCGAATTTCTGCTCGACCTGAACATGAAGCCGGTACATATCATCAGCGGAACTCCGGGCAAACGGTTCGAACAACGTATTCGTGCCATACTGGCCGACACTCATGCGGATGCAAATGTCAAAAACGGTCCTCAGGCCGATATCTTTCTGCTGCACCAGTGGATAAAGAACGAACCGGTCGATCTCCTGATCGGAAACACGTACGGCAAATACATTGCCCGCGACGAGGACATACCTTTTGTCCGCTATGGTTTCCCGATTCTTGATCGTATAGGGCACAGCTATTTCCCGAACATCGGCTACATGGGGGCTATCAGACTTGCCGAGAAAATACTCGGTGTCCTCATGGACCGCCAGGATCGCGACGCTCCTGAAGAATCGTTCGAACTCGTTATGTAAACCATTGAACCAAGGGTAGAAGCCATGGAAAAACTTGAAATACTCGAGGGAAGAAAAAAACAGGTTTTTGAAAAAAACAAAGAAACCGAAACATTCGACATCAAATGCGAAACCACCAGCCTTTCCGGATCTGTTAGCCAGAGAGCCTGTGTTTTCTGTGGCTCACGTGTCGTGCTCTACCCGGTTGCAGACGCTCTTCATGTCGTTCACGGCCCCATAGGATGTGCTGCGTACACCTGGGATATCCGGGGGGCCGTCTCTTCAGGACCCGAGCTGCACCGCCTGAGCTTTTCCACCGACCTGAAAGAGATGGATGTCATTTACGGAGGAGAAAAGAAACTTTACAAATCGCTTCTTGAACTCATCGATCAGTATGAGCCGAAAGCCGCATTTATCTACTCGACCTGTATCATCGGACTCATCGGAGACGATATCGACGCTGTCTGTAAAAAAGTCTCGGAAGAAAAAGGCATACCGGTTCTTCCTGTGCACTCCGAAGGCTTTAAAGGAACCAAGAAAGACGGTTACAAAGCCGCATGTGATGCACTGATGAAAATCGTCGGGACAGGTTCCACCGAAGGAATCGGAAAATACAGCATCAACATTCTGGGTGAGTTCAACCTTGCAGGCGAAGCCTGGATCATCAAGGACTACTACGAACAGATGGGCATCGAGGTTGTTTCTACCATGACCGGAGACGGCCGGGTAGACGACATCAGACGCTCGCACGGCGCTTCACTGAACATTGTTCAGTGTTCCGGTTCGATGGTCAGACTGGCAAAAACGATGGAAGAAAAATACGGCATCCCTTACCTGAGGGTTTCTTATTTCGGTATCGAGGATATGTCGAAAGCGCTTTATGATGTCGCCTCCCATTTCAGCGACAACCCGGAAATTCTTCAAGCCGCCAAGAAAGTGGTCAGCCGCGAAGTTGGTGAACTCTACCCGCAGCTTCTGGAATTTCGTAAAGCGCTCGACGGGAAAAAAGCTGCAATCTACGTTGGCGGCGCATTCAAGGCCTTTTCGCTGATCAAGGCGCTCGATTCTCTAGGTATGGATGTCGTTCTTGCCGGTTCACAAACCGGCAACAAAGACGATTATGAAGGATTGAAAGGAATGTGCGATGAAGGGACAATTATCGTCGACGACTCAAACCCTGTCGAACTCTCAAAATTCATTCTCGAAAAAGAAGTTGACCTCTTGATCGGAGGCGTCAAGGAACGACCGATCGCCTATAAACTCGGTGTCAGCTTCTGTGACCATAACCACGAAAGAAAGATCCCGCTTGCCGGCTTTATCGGCATGTACAATTTCGCAAAAGAAGTCTACGAATCTGTCATGAGTCCGGTATGGCAGTTCGCTCCAAGAAAAGGAGGTCTCTCATGAAAACAGCAAAAACAGCAACCCAGAACGCATGCAAACTTTGTAACCCTCTTGGAGCTTGCCTGGCATTCAAAGGAATAGAAAGATGTGTTCCGTTCCTGCACGGCTCCCAAGGATGCGCAACATACATCCGCCGTTACCTCATCAGCCACTTCAAGGAGCCGGTTGACATTGCATCGTCGAACTTCAATGAAGACACGGCGGTTTTCGGAGGCAGCCACAATCTTAAGCTCGGTTTGCAGAACATCACAAAGCAATACAAGCCCGAGCTAATCGGAATAGCGACGACCTGCCTCTCTGAAACCATCGGCGACGATGTGGACATGATCCTCAGAGAGTATGGCAGTGAATCCGATCCGGCTCTACCCAGACCCGTGATGATCCATGCATCGACGCCAAGCTACCAGGGAACGCATATCGATGGTTTTCATGCCGCGATGAGAGCAACAGTCTCGCAACTTGCAGAAGGAGGGACGAAGCGGAACCTTTTGACCCTCTTTCCCAACATGGTTTCACCGGCGGACCTGCGGTACCTGAAGGAGATCCTCGAAAGCTTCAACATCCCCTTCGTACTTCTCCCAGACTACTCGGAAACACTTGATGGAGGACCGTGGGAAGAATACCACAGGATCCCCAAAGGGGGAACACCACAGCATGCAATCCGTAAAAGTGGAACCGCAGCGGCAAGCATCGAGTTCACCTCGGTCCTTACCGGGGAAAAGTCACCTGCCGGATATCTTGAAGAAAAATTTGATGTCCCCTCTTATCGGCTTTGCCTGCCCATAGGAATAAAACAAAGCGATGCGTTTTTCAACCTGCTCGAAAAATTGTCAGAGACGCCTCTGCCTCACAGATACGAAGATGAACGGCGGCGGCTTGTCGATGCCTACGTTGACGGGCACAAATACGTATTCGGGAAAAAAGCCATCGTTTATGGCGAGGAAGATCTTGTGATCGCCATAACCGCTTTCCTGAGAGAAATAGGTATAACACCGGTTCTGTGCGCGTCAGGAGGGAAAAGCGGTTTCCTGAAAAAACGCCTTGCGGAAATGGTGCCGGACCTTAACGACCTCGGTATAAAAGTCCGAGACGGGGTCGATTTCGTCGACATAGAGGACGAGGCAAAAATCCTCGAACCGGATCTGCTTATCGGTAACAGCAAAGGCTTTACCATGTCGCGGAAAAATCATATTCCAATCGTCCGTATCGGATTCCCGATTCATGACAGATTCGGAGGACAACGGCTGCATCATCTTGGGTACAAAGGAACCCAGGAACTGTTTGACAGAATCGTAAACACCGTTATCGAATACAGACAGAATTCATCACCAATCGGCTATACATATATGTAAGGGGACGTATCATGACGTTATCTATTGAAAAACATCCATGCTTCAACGACAGATCGAGGCACACTTTCGGGCGCATTCACCTCCCTGTTGCGCCGAAGTGCAATATCCAGTGCAATTACTGTAACAGGAAGTTCGATTGTCTGAACGAAAACCGGCCAGGTGTCACCAGCAGGGTACTTTCCCCTCACCAGGCTCTGCATTACCTCGACCGGGCACTTGAACTGTCGCCAAATATCGCCGTTGTCGGCATCGCAGGACCAGGGGACCCTTTTGCAAACCCCGAGGACACCATGGAAACACTTCGACTTGTCCGGCAGAAGTATCCCGACATGCTTCTGTGCGTTGCGACCAACGGGTTGAACGTGCTGCCATATATCGGTGAACTTGCAGAACTTGACGTAAGCCACGTAACGCTTACCATAAACGCTGTCAATCCGGAAATCGGAGCTGAAATATATGCCTGGATACGCCACCGGAAAAAAGTATACAGGGATGTAAATGCAGCAAGGCTGCTACTCGACAACCAGCTCGAAGCACTAAAAAAGCTCAAAGAACATGGAGTCACGACCAAGATCAATTCCATCATCATTCCCGGCATCAATGACCGTCACGTCGTCGATGTTGCTGAAACCGTTTCGAAGCTCGGCGCCGGCATTTTCAACGCCCTTCCCTATTACAAAACGGAAGAAACCGTATTCGAGAACATTCCGGAACCGCATCCTGAACTGGTAAAGGCAATACAGAAAAACACGGCGCAATATTTGCCGCAAATGAAACACTGTGCACGATGCAGAGCAGACGCAATCGGTATCATAGGCCAGGAAAACAGTGACGAGATAATGAAACAACTGCAAGAAGCCGCTCAGCTGCCGAAGAAACCCCATGAAAACCGGCCCTATATTGCCGTTGCAAGCATGGAGGGCGTACTGATCAACCAGCACCTCGGTGAAGCGGACCGCTTTCTTGTCTATGCGCCGGGAGCTGATAATAGCCGACCGGTTCTTGTGGAATCCCGACCGGCACCTCCTCCCGGTGGAGGCACCATGCGGTGGGAAGCGGTGGCCTCACTTCTGATGGACTGCCGTGCGATACTGGTCAACGGAGCAGGCGAGTCGCCAAAAAAAGTGCTCAACGGTAGCGGAATGAAAGTCTACATACTCGACGGGCTTATCGAAGAAGGCGTTAACGGGGTGTTCAGCGGTAAGGATATGAGCCGAATGGCTCGTATCAGCCAGATGCACGCATGCAAGACAAACTGCTCCGGCACCGGCGGAGGATGTGGATAAGAAAGGGGAAAAGTTAAAAGTCAGAGGGCAAAAGGCAGAAGTGATTGAGTCGTCCTGAAAAGAGTTGATACCAAACAAGAGGATGACAGCCGTTAAGGGTAACCGAGCCATAAACGATCACTTGCTCAAAATACGAGGGATCACCCTTTTGAGACAGTCCTATGAAAAACGATAAACAAAAAACCATAAATAAACTCAACTCATGGAAAAACCGAAACATCACATTCTTGTCTGCGGAAGCTTCCGCGCACAAGGAGCGCCACAGGGCATCTGCCACAAAAAAGAATCGGCACAGCTCCTGCCATATCTTGAAAACGAACTTTCCGACCGCGGTATGACCGATATCGTCGTTTCGGCAACCGCTTGTCTCAATGTTTGTGAAAAAGGGCCCATCGTCGTTGTTCATCCTGAAAACCATTGGTATGGAGAAATCGATAGCGAGGAGAAAATGGACGAAATTCTTGATGCCCTCGAGGATGGGCAAGCATGTGAAGCCTATTTGATCAGTGAATGATCGGACAAGAAAAAAGAGTGAACACTCTTTTTTCTTTACCAATCGTTATTACCAAAAAGAAATAACGATTACATTTTCAACCGAAATGAGCACATAGAACGCTGACGTAACATATAAGACCATGATTCAAAAAAAAACAGCAGCTGTTCTGCTGATACTCCTGCTACTCGGAGGCACTGTTTTTGCCGGGGAAATCACCGTTGCTTCGGGAGCCGGTTACAAACAACCGCTGCTTGAAATCATCGCCCTGTATGAAAAGAAAAGTGGCAGGAGAATCACGCCTGTATTTGGCAACATGTCACATCTCATCTCACAGGCCACATTAAGCGGCAACGTGGCACTTATCCTGGGAGACAGAAAATTTCTCGACCATTCAGGGCTGAATTTTTCATCCTTTCATCACATGGGGCATGGAAAACTTGTTCTTGCCTATCGCAAAGGAATAACTTTAGGAAATGTCTTCGATATAACAAGAGACTCCATAGCCAGGATAGGCATGCCCGATTCGGCAAAAGCAATGTATGGAAATGCAGCCGCCGAGTTTCTCAACAGTAGTGCACTGATGAAAAAAGTGCACAAAAAAATACTGAGATTCGCCAGCGTACCACAAGTATCCACTTACCTCATGACAGGGGAGATCGATGCGGGGTTCATTAATCTTACCGATGCACTCTGGATCAAAGAAAAAATAGGGGGTTACATACCGGTAAATGAAAAAACATACTCTGCCGTCACAATCGAAGTTGGCATACTCCGGGAATTTGAAAATGATCCCGACGTCAAAGCGTTCACTTCGTTTCTGCAAACTGAAGAGGTATTCCCTATCCTGAGTAAATACGAAATGCTATGATGATGCACAGCACTGTTTTTCCCAGCTACCGGGACATTGGCCCTATCGTGCTCTCCCTCCAAACTGCTGCAATAGTGCTCGTTTCTCATATTGTTTTCAGCATTTCCTTGGGTTATCTGCTCTCACGTAAAAAAATGCCATTCCGCAGCTTGCTTGACGGACTTGTAACACTCCCGCTCGTATTTCCCCCTATTGCAACAGGTTTTCTTCTTCTCCTGATACTTGGAAGGCATGGTGTCATCGGGCCGTTTCTCAGCGCAAAAGGTATCGAGATCATCTTCAGCCCGATGGGAGTGTATCTCGCTGCGTTTCTTTCAGGACTTCCACTTGTCGTAAAGCCGGTTCAATCAGCTACAGAAAACACGGAGACCTCGTTTGCTGAAGCTTCGTATGTTCTTGGAAAAAGCGAAATCGTCACCTTTCTACAAGTCACTCTTCCCAATATTAAACAGGTTGTCCTTGCCGGTCTCATGCTTTCGGTTGGAAGGTCGTTTGGAGAAGTAGGCATCACACTCATGCTCGGAGGCAACATCAGCGGCAGAACGGAAACCATGTCCTTAGCAATCTATAACGCCGTCTTCGAAGGAAACTTTGAAAAAGCGTTGGTATTTTCCGGTCTACTCGCCCTGATATCCATTCTGGCTTTTTACGGTATGAACCGGTTGAAAGGCTGAAAAAGGTACAATAATTTTTTTCTATTTTACTCTCATATAGGCGTTCATGCTTTGGAAACCGGAAGTTCACCGATGTCCCCACAAAACAGATCAATCGAACTGGAAGGAGCCCTTTGGTTCCGAAAATCCGAAAGCAGGTTTCTTGGTGCCGACAGGATCGTATTGCTCGAACAAATCGAAAAGCTTGGATCGATCAACAAGGCGGCGAAAACCATAGGGATCAGTTACAAAACCGCATGGCAACTGATCAACACGATTAACAACCTTTCAGAAAAAGCCATTGTAGAACGAACGACCGGAGGCAAGGACGGTGGTGGCACAAGACTGACCCCGGAAGGCAGAAAAATCCTCAGGCAATATCGGGTAGTACAGGAAGAGCACCGGAAATTCCTTGAAAATCTCGAAGAACGCCTTGGAAGACCGGAAAAGCTCTATCAATTCCTTAAAAGAATATCGGTGAAAGTCAGCGCCAGAAACGTCTTCAGCGGAACCGTTGCCAAAATCATATGCGAAACGGTGAATACTGAAATCACACTTGCTCTCAAGGGAGACATCCGAATAACAGCCATCGTAACAAGCAGTGCGATCGGCAAACTGGGTTTAGAGGAAGGAATGACCGCCTATGCAATCATCAAGTCAAGTTCCGTTATCATTGGCAAAGAGATCGATGTATCCAAAGTGAGTACCCGTAATGTGATCTTCGGAACTGTCGATAAAATCATCGATGGACCGGTAAACGTAGAAATCGATCTCGATATAGGCGGAAGTAACATTATAACCTCGATTATAACCCGCGAAAGCTCAAAAAACCTCGGTTTGAAAGAAGGCAGCAAAGCCTGTGCAATGTTTAAGGCTTCGAGCGTTATCATCGGAGTACACTGAGTACATTGGAAAAAACATACTCAATCGATAATCACCGGTCATCGGGAAGCGGTAGCCAGCGCTGCAGCATATTCATCATAACCTTACGTTCAACCGGCTTTGGCACATAATCATCCATACCCGCCTCGAGACACTGTTGCCGGTCTTCCTTTGTAGCATTAGCCGTCATAGCGATAATGGGAATTTTGCTGTTAAGCACCTTTCCGGAATTCCTTATGGCTTTTGTCGCTTCATAACCATCCATAACCGGCATCTGAAGATCCATCAGTACCAGCCCATAATTTTTTCGTTGAAGTGCTTCAACCGCTTCAGCCCCGTTAAAAGCGATATCGATCGAGTAACCCATTTTTTCAAGCATTGCCTGGGCCACTTTTTGATTTATCGTATTGTCCTCTACGAGCAAAACCAGCTTCTTTTCAACTGTATTTTCAGAAACATTGTTCAGGCCCCTGGCAGCCTGGCTCTCTTTACAGCTAAACACCGCATGGTCGGCCTCATCCTGAACTTTGTCAAAAGCAAGTGAAAAACTGAAAGTGGACCCCTCTCTTTCATTGCTCTTCAACCTGAGCTCCCCACCCATGAGTTTTACCAGCTTTCTCACGATTGCAAGGCCCAGCCCGGTCCCCCCTTCTTTACGGGTCGATGAAGCGTCGATCTGGGTAAAAGGCTGAAAAATCTGCTCCTGCTGCTCTTCAGGAATACCGATACCCGTATCCTGCACAGACATCTTGATGACAACCTTTTCTTCGGTTTCAGAAACAACCTTGGCGGTAACCGTAACCTGCCCTCTATAGGTAAACTTGATAGCATTCTGAATCAGATTCAGGAGCACCTGTTTTATATACTCGGAGTAGCCAAGAAGGGTATCCGGAATACCTTCATCCACATTACCTTCAAGCACCAAGCCTTTGTAGCTTGCTTTTTCCTTCATTATCGCTATGATATCGAGAAAAAGCTGACGAAGATTAAACACCTCTTTTTCCTCATCGATAAGCCCCGCATCTATTCTGCTGAAATCAAGAATATCGTTAATCAGCATTAACAGCATTTTAGCGCTTGAATACAGCGTGTCGGTATAATATCGCTGATCTTTATCCAGTTTGGTTTCTATCAAGAGTTCGGTCATCCCTATCACTGCATGAAGTGGCGTACGAATCTCATGGGAGATATTTGCAAGAAACTCACTTTTTGCCTTGCTTGCGCTTTCAGCCTGCATTCGCGCTCTTTTCAAGCGTTGAATGAGCCTGAGTTGCACCTGCTCTTTCTTTTCAACGTTATGTTTTTCCTCGACCAGCTTCTCATTGAGCTTCTTTGCACCTTCAAGCGCGACTTCTATTTCTTGCTTCTGTTCTATCTCTTTCTTTTGCAGCTCCAGCAAATCATCATGAAAAATCATGATGATTTTGTAAAGTTCGTTGAGCGGGTGGTCGGGCGCAAGATAATCGCTGGCAGCAGGAATAATATCTTTTTTTCCAAACAAAAAATTACCGCACATCGCCGCAAAATCATCGATCTCTCTACGTGAAACAACAACATCATCCGATGGCACAGGCACAGAAGAAACACGACTATTGTTTAAATACCGGAAAGCTTCTTCAACTGATTCAACGAAAACAAGGCGCTGCTTGACAACGCGCGAAAAAATCCGCAACATCGTTTTGACAAGATGCGATGCACCACAGATATATGTGACAGAGGGATGGGAATTATGAGAAGCATTGAGCCTGTTTATCGTACCGGCATAGAGTATCCTTGCATTGATCGACGCCTTGGTAACCTCTGAATAATCGGCTATCCTTATATATTCACAGTTTTCAAGCATGCCCTCGACAAAAACCCGTTCGATGAAAGGGATCGTTTTCTGAACGGTTTCGGACTGCATATCACCTCCCAGAGAAGTAAAAAAAAGCTTTCCGGGAATAACTGCACTATGGTAATAAACACCGGTCTTCGGATCGTCAAACTGCCATTCAGGACGAAACTCCAGCATTTCATACCCGATACGGGGCTCATCTTCTCTACGACCTTGCGACTGGTTCATCAGGGTAGACGTTTAACAGCCTTATTCGACACCGTTGTGCATCAAATTATGCAAGCGACTTGCAAAAAAGTCTGTTGTTTAATTTACTTTTATCGAATACCAATATCAAAAGGAAAACTCTTCAACAGATTCTCGGCAGTTGTTCTCCCAGGGGCATTTCCAGAATACGCTTACTCCCCAGAAACGTACGGACAATCACCATTCCAGGATGTTCATCCACCACCTCTCCTATAATCGCAGCATCGCCAGCCGATGGATACGCATGCCGTTGCATGACCCGCAATACTTTTTCAGCACTTTCCCGCGGCACTGCAACAACAACCTTACCTTCGTTTGCAACATTGAGAGGATCGATACCGAGGAGTTCACTTGCTCCTTGAACATCCGGACGAACGGGAAGGGTTGATTCATCAAGCACAATACCTTTTCGGGAAGCCTCTGCAAGCTCGTTCAACGTAGCTGCAAGCCCTCCTCTTGTAGGATCCCTCATGGCATGAACTTCAGGTACTTCATCCAGTATTTCGGAAATCAATGCACTCAACGACCTTGTGTCACTTATGATATCCGACTGGAAAGATAGACCTTTCCGAGCGGCCATAACGGCCATTCCATGGTCCCCAAGAGTACCGGAAACAATAATACTGTCACCCGGCTTGAGATTCGTGCAGGAAATATCGATCCCATTTTTTATAACGCCGATACCCGATGTATTGATAAATATTCCGTCACACTGCCCCTTTTCTACCACTTTTGTATCACCTGTAACAATTTGCACTCCAGCCTTGTCGGCAGCATCCGCCATACTGCTTACTACTTTTTGGAGATCTGTCAGGGGAAACCCCTCTTCAAGCACAAAACCCGCACTGAGATAAAGCGGAATCGCCCCGCCTACGGCAAGGTCGTTGACGGTTCCGCTAACGGCAAGATCACCGATTGTGCCCCCAGGAAAAAATATCGGACTGACAACGAAAGTATCGGTGGTAAAAGCAATCTTACCAGCTCCGATTGAGAGCTTTGCCTGATCGTCCAGCGTATCAAGCGAACTGTTGCCAAAACAAGGGAGAAATACTTTCCGGGTCAGTTCACGCGAAAGAACGCCCCCTGCTCCATGAGCCATCTGAATGGTTTCATGATTGAAATGAGGTACCGGGCACTGTAATTCGATGGACATAAGAAGTATTGATTTGGTGAATTATTCGATCCAGGTTCTTCGTCTGCAGCTTTTTTCCTGTCATCCTTCCAGATTCCGACGTTACAACACTTTTCCATGGTATTTATAATATGCTGCACACGCCCCTTCGGCCGAAACCATAGGTGCCCCGAGAGGCTTCAAAGGCGTACACTCCTTGCCGAAAGCCTCACACCTTTCAGGCGTTATCATCCCCCGCAGCACGTCCCCGCTCCTGCACAACGGAGATTCATCCGGCTGTATGTCAGCGACATTGAATTTCTTTTGGGTATCGAAAGGAGCAAATTCGTCACGCAGTTGCAGGCCGCTTTGCGGAATGACTCCTATGCCACGCCAATGACCGTCTGCAACGTGAAATACTTCATCGACAACCTTTTTTGCCACCGGATTCCCCTCTCGACTCACTACCCGACCGTACTCATTATGTACACCGGACCTTCCTGATTCAAGCATTTCTATCACCCGTAATATTCCTGAAAGGATATCCACAGGTTCAAATCCTGTCGGAACAATCGGAACATGAAACTCTTCACCGATGCGTTCATACTCCTCATAACCCGTAACTGTGCAAACATGCCCTGCAGCGAGAAACCCCTGAATCATATTTTTCTCAGAGGAAAGTATTGCCCGCATCGCAGGAGGCACCATGAACTGGCTGACAAGTTCACTGAAATTTCGCAGATTCTCTCTTGCAGCCTGCTTTATCGCCATTGCATTTCCGGGAGCTGTTGTCTCAAAACCTATGGCAAGAAAAAAAACTTCATGCTGCGGGTTCTCTCTCGCAATATTCAGTGCTTCAAGGGGAGAAAATACAACACGGACGTCAGCCCCTCCGCTTTTTGCCACCGAAAGAGTCTCTCTGCTTCCCGGCACGCGAAGCATGTCACCGAAACTTGCAAGAATCACCCCAGGCTTCGATACAATCGACAATGCTCGATCGAGAATATCGAGAGGCGTAACACAAACCGGACAACCTGGCCCGTGAATCAACCGGACTCCATCCGGAAGAAGCTGATCTATACCGTTTCTGACGATGGAGTGAGTCTGCCCTCCACAGATTTCCATGATGGTCCAGGGCTTTGTCACTGTATCCTCGATTTTCTTGAGAATGTTTCGTGCCCTGTCGCTGTCCCTGTATTCGTCGATGAATTTCATAATTTGACATTTGATGACCCGATACCTTAACTGCCCAAGGGAACAATGAACCATCAGACAGCTTACCTATCAAGACACCCGGCTATTTACGTAACAGCTCGTCCCAAAGTCTGAGGCTTTCGGC harbors:
- the nifK gene encoding nitrogenase molybdenum-iron protein subunit beta, with protein sequence MLLRHTNKEILEREALTINPAKTCQPIGAMYAALGIHGCLPHSHGSQGCCSYHRSTLTRHYKEPVMAATSSFTEGASVFGGQANLVTAIDNIFTVYEPDLIAVHSTCLSETIGDDLQQIVTKAKDDGKIPEGKHVIYAPTPSFVGSHVTGYANMVAAMAEQFAENTGKPIDQINIVAGWMEPPDMREIKRLAKELGVTIQLFPDTSDVLDAPQTGKHVFYPKGGIRVPDLKSTGDSKSSIALGCFSGEPGAVALDKKCKVPFKTEDIPVGLRATDRFLMRLSKAAGVKIPESITDERGRLVDLMTDMEQYFHGKKVALFGDPDDLVPLTEFLLDLNMKPVHIISGTPGKRFEQRIRAILADTHADANVKNGPQADIFLLHQWIKNEPVDLLIGNTYGKYIARDEDIPFVRYGFPILDRIGHSYFPNIGYMGAIRLAEKILGVLMDRQDRDAPEESFELVM
- the nifE gene encoding nitrogenase iron-molybdenum cofactor biosynthesis protein NifE — its product is MEKLEILEGRKKQVFEKNKETETFDIKCETTSLSGSVSQRACVFCGSRVVLYPVADALHVVHGPIGCAAYTWDIRGAVSSGPELHRLSFSTDLKEMDVIYGGEKKLYKSLLELIDQYEPKAAFIYSTCIIGLIGDDIDAVCKKVSEEKGIPVLPVHSEGFKGTKKDGYKAACDALMKIVGTGSTEGIGKYSINILGEFNLAGEAWIIKDYYEQMGIEVVSTMTGDGRVDDIRRSHGASLNIVQCSGSMVRLAKTMEEKYGIPYLRVSYFGIEDMSKALYDVASHFSDNPEILQAAKKVVSREVGELYPQLLEFRKALDGKKAAIYVGGAFKAFSLIKALDSLGMDVVLAGSQTGNKDDYEGLKGMCDEGTIIVDDSNPVELSKFILEKEVDLLIGGVKERPIAYKLGVSFCDHNHERKIPLAGFIGMYNFAKEVYESVMSPVWQFAPRKGGLS
- a CDS encoding nitrogenase component 1, which translates into the protein MKTAKTATQNACKLCNPLGACLAFKGIERCVPFLHGSQGCATYIRRYLISHFKEPVDIASSNFNEDTAVFGGSHNLKLGLQNITKQYKPELIGIATTCLSETIGDDVDMILREYGSESDPALPRPVMIHASTPSYQGTHIDGFHAAMRATVSQLAEGGTKRNLLTLFPNMVSPADLRYLKEILESFNIPFVLLPDYSETLDGGPWEEYHRIPKGGTPQHAIRKSGTAAASIEFTSVLTGEKSPAGYLEEKFDVPSYRLCLPIGIKQSDAFFNLLEKLSETPLPHRYEDERRRLVDAYVDGHKYVFGKKAIVYGEEDLVIAITAFLREIGITPVLCASGGKSGFLKKRLAEMVPDLNDLGIKVRDGVDFVDIEDEAKILEPDLLIGNSKGFTMSRKNHIPIVRIGFPIHDRFGGQRLHHLGYKGTQELFDRIVNTVIEYRQNSSPIGYTYM
- a CDS encoding radical SAM protein; the encoded protein is MTLSIEKHPCFNDRSRHTFGRIHLPVAPKCNIQCNYCNRKFDCLNENRPGVTSRVLSPHQALHYLDRALELSPNIAVVGIAGPGDPFANPEDTMETLRLVRQKYPDMLLCVATNGLNVLPYIGELAELDVSHVTLTINAVNPEIGAEIYAWIRHRKKVYRDVNAARLLLDNQLEALKKLKEHGVTTKINSIIIPGINDRHVVDVAETVSKLGAGIFNALPYYKTEETVFENIPEPHPELVKAIQKNTAQYLPQMKHCARCRADAIGIIGQENSDEIMKQLQEAAQLPKKPHENRPYIAVASMEGVLINQHLGEADRFLVYAPGADNSRPVLVESRPAPPPGGGTMRWEAVASLLMDCRAILVNGAGESPKKVLNGSGMKVYILDGLIEEGVNGVFSGKDMSRMARISQMHACKTNCSGTGGGCG
- a CDS encoding (2Fe-2S) ferredoxin domain-containing protein, with amino-acid sequence MEKPKHHILVCGSFRAQGAPQGICHKKESAQLLPYLENELSDRGMTDIVVSATACLNVCEKGPIVVVHPENHWYGEIDSEEKMDEILDALEDGQACEAYLISE
- the modA gene encoding molybdate ABC transporter substrate-binding protein encodes the protein MIQKKTAAVLLILLLLGGTVFAGEITVASGAGYKQPLLEIIALYEKKSGRRITPVFGNMSHLISQATLSGNVALILGDRKFLDHSGLNFSSFHHMGHGKLVLAYRKGITLGNVFDITRDSIARIGMPDSAKAMYGNAAAEFLNSSALMKKVHKKILRFASVPQVSTYLMTGEIDAGFINLTDALWIKEKIGGYIPVNEKTYSAVTIEVGILREFENDPDVKAFTSFLQTEEVFPILSKYEML
- a CDS encoding molybdate ABC transporter permease subunit — encoded protein: MMMHSTVFPSYRDIGPIVLSLQTAAIVLVSHIVFSISLGYLLSRKKMPFRSLLDGLVTLPLVFPPIATGFLLLLILGRHGVIGPFLSAKGIEIIFSPMGVYLAAFLSGLPLVVKPVQSATENTETSFAEASYVLGKSEIVTFLQVTLPNIKQVVLAGLMLSVGRSFGEVGITLMLGGNISGRTETMSLAIYNAVFEGNFEKALVFSGLLALISILAFYGMNRLKG
- a CDS encoding TOBE domain-containing protein, yielding MSPQNRSIELEGALWFRKSESRFLGADRIVLLEQIEKLGSINKAAKTIGISYKTAWQLINTINNLSEKAIVERTTGGKDGGGTRLTPEGRKILRQYRVVQEEHRKFLENLEERLGRPEKLYQFLKRISVKVSARNVFSGTVAKIICETVNTEITLALKGDIRITAIVTSSAIGKLGLEEGMTAYAIIKSSSVIIGKEIDVSKVSTRNVIFGTVDKIIDGPVNVEIDLDIGGSNIITSIITRESSKNLGLKEGSKACAMFKASSVIIGVH